The sequence CAAAGGCAAGACATTTTCAACTTGTGGCAATTGTCTGTCTTCTTCGGAAAGCACATCCAAGGCATTATTGAATACTTCATCTACTAGTTTTTTCTCTTCTGCCGTGTTAAAGTCTAGTTTGGCCATTTGCATGGCATACACTTCACAATCCTTTTTGCTGAAGGAGAAGATGATGACTGGTGCAAAGTTGCGTTCCATTatcattttgacaattttaaaaatgtttgattgaCCAGCATTGACACCTTTAATTCCACCCTTTCTACCCTTTTGATCACCTTTAGACGCTTCACCTGGAAAGATAGCGTAGAAAAGGAACAAAATTAGAAGATTTATCgatgatatttaaaaagtttcttCCGAAATcctaaaaatggtaattttgataaaaatattttacgacctAGAATGCATGTTTCACCTAATTTGAACCACTTCGTAATCTCTTGAACCCCTGCGTAAACTACTTCTTTGTCATGTAATTGCTGGGTAGGGTTATTCTTAAATATTCATAGAAAACGCATGTGTCCAACCCGATCAACCAGCTATGCCCCGAATAAATCTGGTAGTTTGGATGCTCTCCTATATGCCTCCTCCATTAACAAAATGTGTAATGGTGGAATGTATAGGAAGCATCCATGTTTTATGTGGTGCAGGTACTCATAAACCCTGTATGTCTGCAGCTGAAATACTGATTTTGAGCGACATTTTCTACAGAGTAAACAGCTGAATATATTTCAAATCTGACTTTACTATACGATTCTAAAggaaattatatgaaaaataagcGTTATTTGGCACTATTAGAATATATCGCAAATGCTTTAGAGcgattgaaaaaattgacaaaaaaacaaaaattttaccaccAATCACACAAAGTGATCGAtcaatggacccaagtgagttgTACGAGATGAAGGGTTTGGACGGCTGCCTGAATACCTAACCTAACGTACCACCAATCACAATGAAAATATTCAGTCCGCTAAGAAAAATAGTGTCAACATTTTTGATTTACTAGGATCTGTTTAAAAGTTAAGCTAAACCTGttattttccaaacaaataAAGGATTTGTAACAAATGGCTAGGGATTTGATATAGAGTGCCGGAGTAGGCAAAATCGACAAATGTGTTTTTCTCACCATTTTGaactattttaaaacaaaatttaaagcaaagtGAGAAAAAGTGGCCATCGCAAACAACTTTCCCTTTTTTCTAGACAACGATTCCGAGCCCACATCAAGTGTTGCAAAGCATTGGTTGATTCATAACTGTCATAAAAATAGAGAAACGCCTGCACAGAGCCCtgactttaattaaaatttaacactttAGTTCAGGTAAAGAGTCCTTACTTGAAACATGGAACTTAACAGAGCCGTAAATGTGCCAAATCGATTATAAAGCGAATACAGGCCATTATAGGCAACAGCTACATTTTCATAACAAACCTTGGAATACGAATTTCACTTTGTTTGTTGAGCGAAAGAAATTGAGTTATTTAggtttttctccaaaaaattacagtctcaattattcaaatttaaagttttgttattttgtaaatCCAAGGATGACATTAATGCAATTTCATAAAACTGTGGTTGCTATCCCTAAGTTATAATTTTTCTAAGCCGACATAAACGAGGAATATTTCTAtcagtttttttcaattatttttcataaatttaatttcttatacatACACAAAACTCACCAGCATTTTGTAATACAGCCATGGCTGTATTGAAATTATCCTCCTTAAATTGTCCCTTTTCGTCCACAATCAAATGTATGCCATCACCACCAGCTGGAAATATGTAATGTTGCAGAGGCGTTGGTCTGTAATCCGTATAAACAACATGACACGGTTGCTTATGCAAATGGCATACCCATTCGGCAAATTGTCGTGCATTTGGTATAGTAGCCGATAGGAAAACATATCTCACATTATCGGGCAACAAAATTAAAGTTTCTTCCCACACTACACCACGTTCCTTGTCACGCATATAATGGATTTCGTCGAAGACAACCCAACCGACTTCACGCATAATTTCACTACCACGATACAACATGTTACGCAGAATTTCAGTGGTCATTATCAAACAAGAGGCCGAAGGATTAATGGTGACATCACCGGTAACCAAACCAACATCTTTGAATTCTTCACTAAATTCACGATATTTCTGATTGGACAATGCCTTAATTGGTGTAGTGTAAATGACTCTCTGCTTGCTATTCAACGACTTTGCAATGGCATATTCAGCCACTACTGTTTTACCTGCCGAGGTGTGAGCCGAAACTAAGACACTTTGTTGATTGTCAATGCAAAGAATGGCTTCCTTTTGAAAGGGATCCAACACAAAGGGATACTCCTTGGCGGGTATGCCGGTGAAAGGTTGCAGTGGTAAATATTCCTGACCCGGATAGGTGGCCACTTCGTGAGTGCAAGATTCTGGTGATTGTATGACATGCACGGATATGCGTGAACGTAAAGCATCTACACAAATATCATCCAATATAGATTCTGTCACCTTAGCACGTTTACTAGTATCCGCAGTTTCATCTTCTTCATTAATTTGTCTTTTTTCTACAACTTTGGAGGGgctttaagtaaacaaaatcttTGTAAAAATAGTTCCCAATATTGTCATTGTAAATAAATACCTTTCAGTTTCCTTTTGAACTTTATCTTTTATTGTCACAACTACGGGTGCCTCTACAGCAGCCACTGGGGGTTCATGAGCAATTTCGTCTGCCTCCTCGttgaaacaattaaataaatcatcTACATCAGCCATGATGTTGTTCAAATGTTAATGGTCtattgatttgttttatttataatactattttttaattatttatctatttatttataattttacacaaaaatttgtacACGAGTTTATACCACTGCACGCTTTTCAATGTGTTGTGAAATTTTGACAGTTCTCCTTTAAAGACAgggttgtttaaataaaaataaatgcatgACACTGCCAACATAAACAAAAGAATGCAGtgtttacaaattgttaattatttaaaaaatatttattgcatttaattaattattttaaaaaataaaggttTGCTGCATAGACAAAATACTCCCATTAAAAATCCGTATATAACATTGTGGAAAAACGATATTTCACTAACGAAAACGTGAACATATTATTATGACATTGCCAGCACAAAGAAAAGTGTGcaatgtttacaaaaactgttaaaaatttcaaatttgatttttgtatttaactttattaacaagtaattctttttataaatgGTCGAGATTGGCTTATATTCAAAAGATAATTATAtttaactagctgaacccggtccgcgttgctggcctttagaaaacatctgttttatattgcatctcgatctagattttaatatacagtgtctgaaaaagtcggtaatccaaccttcaatgttaatacatgtggtggcatttctgctggttccaatgaattcaaaaattaagtacgacaattgacgacttgttcttcgttcattactgtgtcaatcgatttgtattttattgtttcgccagacactttcaattgtatttggtcatcgagcttgttaaaatcataatttttggattaaaattagatttcatatggaaatttcttattatgCACATAATATGCaggagtaaacaaaattgtttatcacagaccgaaaatccaaaaggcttttctgaagattccgtgaaaattttatcaagatcggtccagacatccatttttatgaatatatggcattagcggcccctccgcccacagaccgaatactaaaaatctgactatacagtgttacctgctggctattctgaagattccctgaaaatttcattaaaatcggtccagccgtttttgagtttattcggaacatacatccatttttatatatatagatgaaaagTGTTTGaatgagaaaattcgaaaatctttaCGAAATCacctaatgtagtattttaggtgtccaaaaccatattcagaaaattacctttccaatgataccagtttgtagctaatcggttggatggtctcaGAGTTTATAgcggacataggtagaaacataGAATATAGATTTCAATAAGGGACTGAAAACAGGTACAATGAGTTTCAATAAATACTTGAGCCCGTCTAAAGACATAGATATAGCATCTCTTGAATCATCTTCAAATACACATCTGCTATGCCAGTCTCATAGAGTCTGGCGGAAAAAATCATGACCGAATACGGGAAATAGACGGGACATTCTTGAGACAGCGACCGTATATACcgaacttttgcattttagaacgTTCTGCGCATCAGATGCAtcgcagtgatgcatttccgaacaATACCGATATCGAACGAGTTTTTAATCGAACGCTAATAAGCGTTCGAAATTTTGGATATTACGCTAGTTAGTTCACCGCAATTAATAGGACTAGTGGATGTAGGGTCTCTTAAGACTGTTCATTTTCTAATCATTTATACATAGATTTCGAAATTGATGTTAAAGAGATGAGATGATTTAGAGTTTGTTGTGAATACGCTTATGAGCGCTTTTGATTATGCGATGCAAGAGCAAACACGCAAAGAGTCTCGCAGACTGTATAATGCAACGCGGAGAACACAAAATGGGGGTTCGTACAAATCTTCGGTGAACAGTTTCAAGCACATGATAAGAAACGCTAAACGAAAATCATTCTCCAGCGGCGGGATCTGGATATGGTGGATATGAGATCCAAAGAGTCTCATTGCTGTTTCCTGCTCTTACGGAGGGGtatgaagagttttatttttgttacaacTGAAACCACTGTCTCTCTTTGCATGAATAGAATACAGTGGGCCCTCTATAGAATGGAAAACTTTAAATACTAGCGGATTTGCAGCATAATGCATCCCTATTATGACATGGTTGATTCTGAAGAGTCATATATTCCGGAATCATTGATATGTGTAAAGTGGTATTTATCCCCAACGGCGGTAAGACCTCTCATTCGAAACCGAAGGACTATAGATCATTAGGTCTAGGCTTCTCCAATCTGTCTTTCAACACACCTATATGAAGGAGAAAACTCGCTTGCGAGTTATATTGAGAAAACCCTTGAGTATGGGGAATATACTTCTACATTAGGAGCAACTACCATCACTAGGATTGCAAATCGCGAGACTTCCCAAGGTGGTGTACTAACCCCCTCTTGTGGAATCTTGCAATGAACTCATTACTTTTGGAACTTGATTACATGAGTTTTAGGACTATTGCGGAGTAATAATGGTGTGCCTAAGGCGGCTACGGCCATTTATTCATGTAAAATCGCAATAGGGAAAACCGGGAATTTTAAACCGTTGATATCTAATGGGCATGAATTGGATACCTGGGGGCTTACtataattcgattcgaaagaaaatcttttcgaattacaatgtatttagcACACATTTTCGTTTTCGGATTGAGTTACGCAGTAACCCCCCCGGGCACCTAGGTGTACCAATGTAATCATATTGCAGTCCTTCTGGTAAAAGGGGAAACTGCGCTCTATGAAACGGAAATTGATCGATTTGTTTTGACACCGCTACTATGGTGCAAGCGTATGATTATTGACAGACTTCGAATATGAACAAACAAGATGATCCATAGAGACTACTTGTAGGACGATAATGGTAATATGGCCTGAattcttaccattttcaatAGTTTGTCCTTTTATAGTAGGAATAACGGGTAAAACTTAACAATTAATAATTGGTTTACATTAACCGATTGGCTCAACATATTTCCTAATTCACCACAAgtgaagaaaaatattataaaaagtctatacaaatatatttaaacaaacttcAAAAGCATGTTTTTATTCTGACTCAAATTTGCATATGGTTACATCACAGAATTTCGAGATATGTATATTCCCGTTTAATGAATTTTCCACATGACCTTATAAAGGAGTCGTGTATAATTACGGAATCGAAACACACAATAACGATCCAGAGGGGTAAATGCCTTCGTTCGTGCGACTGAATGGTTTAGTTAAGGGCTCAATACAGGGCGGTTACTGGGTAAATCAATCCGCAAATGTGTGCTAAAAgatttcctttcgaatcgaattaggaGGTAACCCCCCAGTTGAGGGGGTACTTATTTGTTTGTACTCTTAAGCCGAACCTTTCCTTTACAAGTATCGCCACAAAGTGATCGTTTATGATGGCAATCAAAGAAGTTATCTTCAAGAATCAgcaaataattgtttatcaatactatttttcaaatcCTAGTAGtttagttattattaaaatttccaaataaaaacacaatatagttctgattttgttttttttttaatgttttaatataattaacatatatatatttagaattttatacattttgtttattaaacattttaatgcaAAGAAGCGTAGtagttttgagttttttttttaaatatgtattgattatataaaagttatgtatgtatataattagtTTAGGTTTCAACTTAAGAATTaactacaaatatttaattatataaatattaacgTAGAGTATAAATGATTTCTCTAAAATGTAATTGGACTGAaagaaaaaatgaaaagaaaatatagatataacttttcaaaatagcgataaaataaggtaaattttaaacaattttgcttaaaaacaaaaattaaacttaaggaataaaattcaattaaatttttaattgccattgtgataataaaatttagagtTTTGAGCTTAAAGTTTAAAAGAAAGTAAAATGTGTTTAGATTTTTACAAAtagaattttattgtatttcttttttttttgtttgtttttttataattattttctattattatagttatatatatgtatgtacacttatgtttaaaaaattattataaacctgaaaaaatatAAGcgttttaaatggaaattatttgatttttttttttagaattataattattttggtttttttgtgatcttttgaaaaaaatataacatgcattcaaaaaattaaacaaagttgaaaattttgtttgtatgtatttacaaaatttttttgtggggtgagaaaatttattgtttattttatttgtaacctTAAAACaggtttaatttattttaaaacaaaatcttagtttttaattttttttttcatttttttttaaagaccttgttaagtaatttttaatatttttttaaggtttttttgttggttatttgtgtaattatagttttgttttttaattaaaattacaattaaaaaatttgctgAGCAAATTATGGCAATATTAAACCTTAaacttattttagttttaaaattccattttgtttcttatttgtttaaaattgttttaagttttcatgTATAATTCTGTTTATAATTgtaaacttttttggaaatttattattGTCTTGCGtcggtttaaattaaaattaaattgtttaaaattaaaaaaaagtgaaaatgaaaaaattaaaattaaaaaaaaaatatatgaaatgaagagtaacttaattttaaagaaacatcAGGAGTCAGTGATTGTAAGAGATTTGTCAAATATTAATGAATTTCATAGGGAGTTCATAAGAGTAGTAGGTATGGAGTATTGGGGTCATTAGTTTGTTAGTTTGGAAAGTTGTAATGTTATTTTTAGTAGGAGTTGGAGTGTTTTAGTAATGTAAACATTTAACAGCCGTTTTTTCTATTGTATTACCATTTATAGATAATAAATTTAGTGATTAAACGATGTTAAATGTCATAGAACGTTAGCTTTCTTGGTTTGCAGgaaattgtcattgttttttttcgaattatagaATAAAACCCTTGATTTTTTTGGGATTATTGGGCAATTCGAAAGAGGACATTCATACCCCGGGGTACTACGTTTATCTCTCATTAGCTGCttgttaaaatttcaacttGTAACTTCTCCTGATGTTTCCCTGGTCTTAAGTTCCTTTGAAAAGGTTAGTATTTGTtaataatgtaaacaaaataataataaaaaaaaaacttgtatgtaaaacaaaatcaaattataaaaataataaaaatgttgtgaaaTGAACTGAATATTAGTGTTTTTAGTTCtcaatgtatatatgtataaagaaaaCACCCTCAACTTACAAAACTACTTTTAGTGTATTAGTTTTCAACAACGAAATGTGAAACTGTAAAATGACTCTGTTAGTAAGTAATTATGTTAAATTAAAGATGAACAATTtgcttaaccaaaaaaaaaatgaaataaaaattaaactaaataaattcattaaattaaaatgaactGAAAAAGAAAGTGTAACTAAAAATTGACTAAATATGTTGGCACAagacattaaaattaaaatttaaaagtctacttttagaaaagaaaaacattataaaaaaaatttcaactaaGGTCAGTAAAttgaaagtttaaattaaataaattttaagatttttagatTTGAGTTCTATATACTGGCTatatacattaaaaattaatacattttcaaagaagaaaaaaacaaatttagctaaatgatattttaaaaatgaatgttTAAATACTcctgcaaaattaaaaaaacttaaatttttgttgcgAAAGAGTGTAATTGATtgatattgtttttttgtttgtaattataaACTACAGTCTTAAACATAAGATCATTTTATATGGAATTATTTATGTGTGTTTTAGGGGTATGTGTTTATgggtaatgttttttttttgttttgctttttacattaaaaataataataattttaacactaaatggttaataataatttatactaGATAAACTTAGgtaaaaaaagaataattactttgttttttagatattagTGTGTGGctttgtgtgtttgagtgtgcatattgttttgatataagttaatgataaattaaatttacttaacGTATTTGTTGTAAGGGTGATGGGGGCGGGGCGGTAGAAAAGAGTTTACTGTAATTGCAGACACCACACTTTTTTAAAGGGGGGCAGGTTATAGCGTAGAGAGTAGTTTTCTTGAGGGTGGGGCAGTGTTTAAAGTTTACTTGTTTAACACCAAGTCTTTTGTTCTTCttttctttgtttgtttgttttgaaacctaaactcaatttgtattttcaagATCTTGATgattttcatcatcatcatcttcatctATAATGCCCATGGGTTTGCGACTAGATGCGGGTGGTGTTAATAAACCATCGGGACACATAAGACCAGTAGCTGGAGAAGCTTCTTGTTTGATTTTTGTGGCCATAGCCATGATTTGTTCTTGTATAAGACAAGCACGATCCTAAaagaaacaattaaaataataataataacaaattaataaataaattcaattctttaataatataatttaaaaagtatttaaaatataaacaaatacttaCAAACATCGTCATTGTTGTGGTGTGGGTTTGTATTATGTGAGAATCATCTGTCACAATATTGGGACATATATGACCCAAGCCAAATTTAGTGGTGATTTGCTCATTTTGTTCTAATAAATGTAAATTATGCGATTCTTCTGATATCACTTCAAAGAATGGTGCCATCCAACGCGAACAGGGCTGTATTGTTAGCCAATCCAAACCAGAACAACGTAAAGCAGTTTCTCTGtaaataaacatacaaaaaggtaaataaattaaaaatttgaaaataaagaaaataaggaAAACATATACAATAAACACGAAATGTTAAGATAAAAGTTGTTGAACAAAcatttaatgaaaacaatattatatttttctcgattttgacccaattTCGCTCCAAATTTCAGACGTTaatgaaaaatcttaaattacaaatggaatgaaaaCTTACCTATTAAATGTGTGTGACATAGCCGCTGCTGCAATCACCGAATAAGGGAAATTGCCAACGCCAACATCCAGCGAACATAAATCCAATAACTGAGCTGTTTGCACAAACTCCAAGCCCGAAAATTGTGGATAAATGAAAGCATCATCGACCTCACAATTTTGTGGCATTGTTGAggtgttgttattattattaaaggcaggtttttgtttttgttttggtgaGTTTGTATTTATTGTGGTGCAGGAGTTGGTGTCGATGTTTTGATTTCTTTGTGACGCTTGAAACGATGCTGGTGTACGATTATTAACATTCAATTGCATATAAACACCTAACCAGCCGATGGGTGTCACAGGACTAATACTCCATTCTAAAGCTTGCAACAGTAAAATTTCATGTTGCAAGATATCGTTCTCTTGGCAAGCACCATCGGTGACATAGGCAAATTCGCCAATTTTGGGTGGGTAGATTTCCTCAACTTTGGCTGCCACAAACAGACAGGTAATGCCTATCAATTGTAAGTGGGTCTTTTGTACACTCTTCTGGACACTCAAGTAGCGATCCAAATAGTCGACAGCCAAATAGTAGGTCTCACGGTGTAGTTTATACACTTCACAGACTTCGATTAACCAATCGAGTAGAATGGCGCGCATACGAGGCTGTAGTCCGGGATGATGATCCAACATATTGCAATCTCTTAAGCAGGAGGCCTGCTCATCTTTTTTGCACATCAATTGCCAGACATCCTGAGCATTGGCCCACGACAGGGCGGGCAGAGGACATTGTCTGGGTGGCTCGGGATCAGCAGCCGGTGTCATACAGTCATCGTAATGGCTATTCAAATACTCATCAAAGGATTTTACCTTGGGCTGTTGGTTTAAATGAGAGGCGGatgttttgttgcaatttgGTGTTTTACCGGTAGATAATCTTTGTCCAGGGGTGCGTTCACCATGATGCACACCAGCATTATCCACCTCATCAGATGAGAGGTTTTGTGGTTTAGCGGCAGGTTTGtaaatttgtgatatttttgtaGAGGTTGTTGAACAGGGTGATGCTGAGATAATATCATCGACATCATCGTCGTCTGTTATATGGTCGCTATCATCATCCTCAACCACAACCTCATGTtctacaacaacatcatcatcatcttctatTATGTGCTCAACGTAATCATCGTCATGTCTTAAACTGTTGGGACTATCGGGTATGGCATCATTGACCACCTCAAAATCTGTACCGGTCGATAGACATTCCGATGAGCTGCGCGTATCGATTTCTTGAGCCAAAATTTCATCAACAGGTGATGGATAGGCGGAGGAGACCACAGAGCCATTGTCACTTTGATATAGCGATGGCAAGCGCTGTTGACGTTTGGCAGATGGCTCAAAGCCTAATTCGGGGTCCTGCAAattaaaaggaaaaacaaattgtttaataaggctaatattttataaaataacttcaaattatataaaatatagagttttgtaaaaaaaaatattcatttaatagtTTTGAGtattataaaatagtaaaaactgtCTATAACAAGACTTCGTGAAAATGGAGGTTaatgttattaacatttaaTATGGAGTTTTCATAATAGTCCGTTTTTATCagaatttaatcatttaaaatttaaacatattctTTCTCAAAAAGTTTAAGTAATATTAAGCTAAATTTGTTCCAATattcgaaacttttttttagaataatttataattttctttttaaaaatataatttttccaaTTCTATTGGCCGacatattcgaatatttaatatatacagaagatttcgaaaaaccttttataaaaatagattcaatattaaaaattttgtgtatgcATTCTTTAATCTTCCTTTTTAACTACAACAACAcgctttaaaaatacatttttcatttcattcattttgagtaatacaaatttaaatgctttttccccttttttcccaaaataacAACTTGTTTCCAAACGTTAGTGGGAAAaggaaaattataattaatgatAATTATAAGGGTTATAgtatgtataaagtaaattCAAAAATCATTTACCATTTCGATGACTTTTCTTTTGCGCTCACACTTCATAATAACATAAAATGGTTGATTCACTGCCACTGCTTTAATGTTCGAAAAACACTATtaatagattttcttttttttcaaggTTTTGTTTTACTTGTTGTTGGTTTTGAAATATACAAACACTTTTCCGGTTTTATCAAAAACcagattttctttgaaaatttttcctAAGAATTTAACTCACGtggaattaatattaaataataccaGAGAATGAGTTTAAAAAATGAGAGCGAgagtgtttttaaaaattttgttttcaattttaaataatttttttttgtttaattaaatattgcaCTTTAACTTTGTAAAAATACAACAGTCTTTGGttagaaattttttggtttactttttttatttaaatatattaaataattttttaaattttcttttatgttttggaattttaattagAGATCttgttttttgtacttttttcgaaatatttaatGCGTTTGCGTGTGTTGTCGCATTGACTTTCCTAGTGGAACTGAATATGAAATGTTAAAGAATTCATGCATGTCCTCAAAAAGTAACGAATATTTGAGGgttgatttttttctacatttctttCATTCTTACTTGCATTCGAGATATCTACTATATAGTCTGTCTTTGTTTATAATTGTTTCAgtgtgtgagtgagtgtgtgtgaGATCTACTCGTTAGAAGTTGAGATCACCAGGATCTGTTTTATTGCTTTCTTAcccttaaaattttgaaaacggttttaacGAAGGTCAGTGCAAAAGAAACGAAACAATTGAAACCTTAAAGATCCTTTTTAAGTAAGtaaatgcaaaaacaaaatacaaatgtatgtgGAAGCATCTATAGATATTTAACAATAGTAAAATCCAAAGAAAATACATATTCATAATGAACTaagagcaacaacaacaaacaaatctcAGTGGATAATTTTGAtcctttagcaaaaaaaaaaataaaatgaagattattgtcaacCCAGGTAGGTACACAACTCTGTATTAAGGAACATAGATTCCTTTAAGTTAGACAATTTCCATTTATACCTTATGATGCTATTGTAGTTTTATGTTAAAGATAAACATGATGCAATTGCTGAAACTAAATAATGCAGTACATAGGTAttcagttttataaaaatcttggtttttaagtttaaaaaggTCACTTAAGAAAACAAATCATCACTTGGAAGATTCTCATAAATCAATATTAAATAGTCATTTAAAATTTCCCGCAAAAAAACTGCACAACTTTACAAACTGCTACAATTATTAAAgtcatttttaaacatcttgCAAGTTTAGTTATTGAAAAGCATCccttaatattttcaata comes from Calliphora vicina chromosome 2, idCalVici1.1, whole genome shotgun sequence and encodes:
- the CycE gene encoding G1/S-specific cyclin-E isoform X2 gives rise to the protein MKCERKRKVIEMDPELGFEPSAKRQQRLPSLYQSDNGSVVSSAYPSPVDEILAQEIDTRSSSECLSTGTDFEVVNDAIPDSPNSLRHDDDYVEHIIEDDDDVVVEHEVVVEDDDSDHITDDDDVDDIISASPCSTTSTKISQIYKPAAKPQNLSSDEVDNAGVHHGERTPGQRLSTGKTPNCNKTSASHLNQQPKVKSFDEYLNSHYDDCMTPAADPEPPRQCPLPALSWANAQDVWQLMCKKDEQASCLRDCNMLDHHPGLQPRMRAILLDWLIEVCEVYKLHRETYYLAVDYLDRYLSVQKSVQKTHLQLIGITCLFVAAKVEEIYPPKIGEFAYVTDGACQENDILQHEILLLQALEWSISPVTPIGWLGVYMQLNVNNRTPASFQASQRNQNIDTNSCTTINTNSPKQKQKPAFNNNNNTSTMPQNCEVDDAFIYPQFSGLEFVQTAQLLDLCSLDVGVGNFPYSVIAAAAMSHTFNRETALRCSGLDWLTIQPCSRWMAPFFEVISEESHNLHLLEQNEQITTKFGLGHICPNIVTDDSHIIQTHTTTMTMFDRACLIQEQIMAMATKIKQEASPATGLMCPDGLLTPPASSRKPMGIIDEDDDDENHQDLENTN
- the CycE gene encoding G1/S-specific cyclin-E isoform X1, with the protein product MDFYKSRNSNSTSSQHSNSNSSFKSHASSSNNGASYNLEYCTSSSSLSPFGTRTNLSSIASCPSSSAKTIVNVGLEEVILSISNSSSASHISASSSCSSSLTLGKLSNNMCSSSRNSTTAAAASSSATVAAIVATSAGTKRKRCISTSLDDRDPELGFEPSAKRQQRLPSLYQSDNGSVVSSAYPSPVDEILAQEIDTRSSSECLSTGTDFEVVNDAIPDSPNSLRHDDDYVEHIIEDDDDVVVEHEVVVEDDDSDHITDDDDVDDIISASPCSTTSTKISQIYKPAAKPQNLSSDEVDNAGVHHGERTPGQRLSTGKTPNCNKTSASHLNQQPKVKSFDEYLNSHYDDCMTPAADPEPPRQCPLPALSWANAQDVWQLMCKKDEQASCLRDCNMLDHHPGLQPRMRAILLDWLIEVCEVYKLHRETYYLAVDYLDRYLSVQKSVQKTHLQLIGITCLFVAAKVEEIYPPKIGEFAYVTDGACQENDILQHEILLLQALEWSISPVTPIGWLGVYMQLNVNNRTPASFQASQRNQNIDTNSCTTINTNSPKQKQKPAFNNNNNTSTMPQNCEVDDAFIYPQFSGLEFVQTAQLLDLCSLDVGVGNFPYSVIAAAAMSHTFNRETALRCSGLDWLTIQPCSRWMAPFFEVISEESHNLHLLEQNEQITTKFGLGHICPNIVTDDSHIIQTHTTTMTMFDRACLIQEQIMAMATKIKQEASPATGLMCPDGLLTPPASSRKPMGIIDEDDDDENHQDLENTN